A genomic region of Thermococcus sp. JdF3 contains the following coding sequences:
- a CDS encoding aldehyde ferredoxin oxidoreductase family protein — MFAYWGKILRVNLTNGTVKEEHFGEEFAKKWLGTRGFGIYYLLKEMDATVDPLSPENKIIYATGPLTGTTAPTGGRYMVITKSPLTGYIAMANSGGFFGAELKFAGWDAIIVEGASDHPVYLYINDESVELRDASHLWGKTSTETEEVLKEEIGDKRIRVALIGPAGENLVRFAAVMNDEHRAAGRGGVGAVMGSKKLKAIVVRGHKRVEVADRAKFTSVVKEKTDKLRNDPTAGGGLPKYGTAVLVNIINQNGLYPTRNFQYSQFEYAEEQSGEAMAAKYLIRNKPCYACPIGCGRVNKLPTTGVTEGPEYESIWALGAHNGINDLASIIEANHWADEYGMDTISLGGTLATAMELYEKGLLKQEDLGEEAPPFRWGNTEVLHYYIEKIAKREGFGDKLAEGGYRLAEMYGHTEYFMGVKKQELPAYDPRGAEGHGLGYATNNRGGCHIKQYMISPEILGYPYKMDPHDIGDEKVKMVILFQDLTALIDAAGLCVFTTFGLGADDYRDMLNAALGWDLSTEEYLKIGERIWNAERLFNLRAGLDPLKEDTLPKRLLEEPVRNGPNKGHVVRLHLMLPKYYKFRGWTEDGKITEEKMKELGIGEL; from the coding sequence ATGTTTGCGTATTGGGGAAAAATTTTGAGAGTGAACTTGACAAACGGGACCGTAAAAGAGGAGCATTTTGGCGAGGAATTCGCGAAGAAATGGCTGGGAACGAGGGGTTTTGGCATCTACTATCTCCTCAAGGAGATGGACGCCACCGTGGACCCGCTGAGCCCCGAGAATAAGATTATATACGCCACCGGGCCTCTGACCGGAACGACGGCACCGACCGGCGGGAGGTACATGGTGATAACCAAGAGCCCGCTGACGGGCTATATTGCAATGGCGAACTCGGGCGGATTCTTTGGTGCGGAGCTGAAGTTCGCGGGCTGGGACGCCATCATAGTGGAGGGAGCCTCCGACCACCCGGTTTACCTTTACATAAACGACGAGAGCGTCGAGCTCAGGGACGCGAGCCACCTCTGGGGCAAGACCTCCACCGAGACCGAGGAGGTCCTCAAGGAGGAAATCGGAGACAAGAGAATCCGCGTTGCACTCATAGGTCCAGCAGGTGAGAACCTCGTTCGCTTTGCCGCGGTGATGAACGATGAGCACAGGGCCGCAGGTAGGGGTGGCGTTGGTGCAGTGATGGGAAGCAAGAAGCTGAAGGCGATAGTCGTCCGCGGACACAAGCGCGTTGAGGTTGCCGACAGGGCGAAGTTCACGAGCGTCGTCAAGGAGAAGACCGACAAGCTCAGGAACGACCCGACCGCCGGCGGTGGACTGCCGAAGTACGGAACGGCCGTCCTCGTGAACATAATCAACCAGAACGGTCTGTACCCAACGAGGAACTTCCAGTACAGCCAGTTCGAGTATGCGGAGGAGCAGAGCGGTGAGGCCATGGCGGCCAAGTACCTGATAAGGAACAAGCCGTGCTACGCCTGTCCGATAGGCTGTGGAAGGGTCAACAAGCTCCCGACCACGGGGGTCACCGAGGGGCCTGAGTACGAGAGCATATGGGCGCTCGGAGCGCACAACGGCATTAACGACCTCGCGAGCATCATCGAGGCCAACCACTGGGCCGACGAGTACGGTATGGACACCATAAGCCTCGGCGGAACCCTCGCGACTGCGATGGAGCTCTACGAGAAGGGCCTGCTCAAGCAGGAGGACCTCGGAGAGGAGGCTCCCCCCTTCAGGTGGGGCAACACGGAGGTTCTGCACTACTACATCGAGAAGATAGCCAAGAGGGAGGGCTTCGGTGACAAGCTGGCCGAAGGTGGCTACCGCCTGGCCGAGATGTACGGTCACACCGAGTACTTCATGGGCGTCAAGAAGCAGGAGCTTCCAGCTTACGATCCGCGCGGAGCAGAGGGACACGGTCTCGGCTACGCCACCAACAACCGCGGTGGCTGCCACATCAAGCAGTACATGATCAGCCCCGAGATTCTCGGCTACCCGTACAAGATGGATCCGCACGACATCGGCGACGAGAAGGTCAAGATGGTCATCCTCTTCCAGGATCTCACGGCTCTAATTGACGCCGCCGGACTCTGTGTGTTTACGACCTTCGGACTCGGCGCCGACGACTACCGCGACATGCTGAACGCGGCCCTTGGCTGGGACCTCTCGACCGAGGAGTACCTCAAGATAGGCGAGCGCATCTGGAACGCCGAGAGGCTCTTCAACCTCAGGGCCGGCCTCGACCCGCTCAAGGAGGACACCCTGCCGAAGAGACTGCTTGAGGAGCCCGTCAGGAACGGGCCGAACAAGGGGCACGTCGTCAGGCTACACCTGATGCTTCCGAAGTACTACAAGTTCCGCGGCTGGACCGAGGACGGGAAGATAACCGAAGAGAAGATGAAGGAGCTCGGAATCGGGGAACTCTGA
- a CDS encoding S8 family serine peptidase — translation MKGWKMLVVALLLVGMMAGAVAAVPAKPAVAPQVQKNYGLLTPGLFKKVQGMDWNQEISTVIMFGSPQDRDRAVRVLETMGAQIKYSYRIIPAVAVKMKVRDLLLIAGMIDTGFFGSTKVSGIKFIQEDYKVQVNVETEGLDESAAQVMATNMWNLGYDGSGITIAIVDTGIDASHPDLQGKVIGWKDFVNGKTTSYDDQGHGTHVASIAAGTGAASNGKYKGMAPGAKLVGIKVLGADGSGSISDIIAGVDWAVQNKDKYGIRVINLSLGSSQSSDGTDSLSQAVNNAWDAGIVVCVAAGNSGPDKYTVGSPAAASKVITVGAVDKYDVITDFSSRGPTADNRLKPEVVAPGNWIIAARASGTQLTDVTIGDYYVAAPGTSMATPHVAGISALILQAHPDWTPDKVKTALIETADVVKPDEIADIAYGAGRVNAYKAAYYDSLSKLAFTGSVADKGSASHSFEVSGATFVTATLYWDNSGSDLDLYLYDPNGNQVDYSYTAYYGFEKVGYYNPTAGTWTLKVVSYSGAANYQVDVVSDGSLSQSGGTTPTPTEPTVDEQTFTGSVHDYYDRSDSFKMTVNSGATRITGDLVFDTSAHDLDLYLYDPNGNIVDRSESYNSNEHVEYSNPAPGDWTFLVYAYNTYGWASYTLYGKVYYG, via the coding sequence ATGAAAGGATGGAAGATGCTGGTGGTTGCCCTGTTACTCGTCGGAATGATGGCGGGTGCGGTTGCGGCCGTGCCGGCCAAGCCTGCGGTTGCCCCGCAGGTCCAGAAGAACTACGGCCTCCTGACCCCAGGACTGTTCAAAAAGGTTCAGGGAATGGACTGGAACCAGGAGATCAGCACGGTTATAATGTTTGGCAGTCCACAGGACAGGGATAGGGCCGTGAGGGTACTGGAAACTATGGGAGCGCAGATTAAATACTCCTACAGGATAATCCCCGCCGTCGCGGTTAAAATGAAGGTCAGGGACCTCCTGCTCATCGCCGGTATGATCGACACCGGCTTCTTCGGCAGCACGAAGGTCTCTGGAATCAAGTTCATTCAGGAGGACTACAAGGTTCAGGTCAACGTTGAAACAGAGGGCCTTGACGAGTCGGCCGCTCAGGTCATGGCCACCAACATGTGGAACCTCGGCTACGATGGCTCGGGAATAACCATCGCCATCGTCGACACCGGTATCGACGCCTCCCACCCGGACCTCCAGGGCAAGGTCATCGGCTGGAAGGACTTCGTTAACGGAAAGACCACCTCCTACGATGACCAGGGCCACGGAACCCACGTCGCTTCGATAGCAGCCGGAACCGGAGCGGCCAGCAACGGCAAGTACAAGGGAATGGCCCCCGGTGCCAAGCTCGTGGGCATTAAGGTCCTCGGTGCCGACGGTTCGGGAAGCATCTCCGACATCATAGCCGGTGTGGACTGGGCGGTCCAGAACAAGGACAAGTACGGAATAAGGGTCATCAACCTCTCCCTTGGCTCGAGCCAGAGCTCCGACGGTACCGACTCCCTCAGCCAGGCCGTGAACAACGCCTGGGACGCTGGAATAGTCGTCTGTGTCGCCGCTGGAAACAGCGGGCCCGACAAGTACACCGTCGGTTCCCCTGCTGCGGCCAGCAAGGTCATCACCGTTGGCGCCGTCGATAAGTACGACGTCATAACCGACTTCTCAAGCAGGGGACCAACCGCCGACAACAGGCTCAAGCCCGAGGTCGTCGCTCCGGGCAACTGGATCATAGCGGCTAGAGCCAGCGGAACCCAGCTCACCGACGTTACCATCGGTGACTACTACGTCGCCGCCCCGGGAACCTCGATGGCCACCCCGCACGTCGCCGGAATCTCCGCCCTCATACTCCAGGCTCACCCGGACTGGACCCCTGACAAGGTCAAGACCGCCCTCATCGAGACCGCCGACGTAGTCAAGCCCGACGAGATAGCGGACATCGCCTACGGTGCCGGTAGAGTGAACGCCTACAAGGCGGCCTACTACGACAGCCTCTCCAAGCTCGCCTTCACCGGCTCCGTCGCCGACAAGGGTAGCGCCAGCCACTCCTTCGAGGTAAGCGGAGCCACCTTCGTCACCGCCACCCTCTACTGGGACAACAGCGGAAGCGACCTTGACCTCTACCTCTACGACCCGAACGGCAACCAGGTTGATTACTCCTACACCGCCTACTACGGCTTCGAAAAGGTCGGCTACTACAACCCGACCGCCGGAACCTGGACGCTCAAGGTCGTCAGCTACAGCGGTGCAGCCAACTACCAGGTTGACGTCGTCAGCGACGGCTCTCTGAGCCAGTCCGGCGGAACCACTCCCACCCCGACCGAGCCGACCGTCGATGAGCAGACCTTCACCGGTTCCGTCCACGACTACTACGACAGGAGCGACAGCTTCAAGATGACCGTGAACAGCGGGGCCACCAGGATAACCGGCGACCTCGTCTTCGACACCAGCGCCCACGACCTTGACCTCTACCTCTACGACCCGAACGGCAACATCGTGGACCGCTCCGAGAGCTACAACAGCAACGAGCACGTCGAGTACAGCAACCCGGCTCCCGGCGACTGGACGTTCCTCGTCTACGCCTACAACACCTACGGCTGGGCCTCCTACACCCTCTACGGAAAGGTCTACTACGGGTGA
- the bpsA gene encoding N(4)-bis(aminopropyl)spermidine synthase, with protein sequence MIEIVERVREKTSIPVYERTVENVLSAIQASGDVWRIVDLSEEPLPLVVAVITALHELGYVAFDGPNVVLTQSGRKLVEKYGIGARKDYTCSHCEGKTVELDAFSDMLEQFKEIVKDRPQPKHDFDQAYVTPETTVARIALMHTRGDLENKEVFVLGDDDLTSIALMLSGLPKRIAVLDIDERLVKFIEKTADELGYENIEMFTFDLREPLPDYALHKFDTFITDPPETVEAIRAFVGRGIATLKGPGCAGYFGITRRESSLDKWREIQRVLLNEFGVVITDIIRNFNEYVNWGYEEETRAWKLLPVKVRPSYNWYKSYMFRIQTLEGSKGFEERITVGDELYNDEEASTT encoded by the coding sequence ATGATCGAGATAGTGGAGAGGGTCAGGGAGAAGACGAGCATCCCCGTTTACGAGAGAACGGTCGAGAACGTTCTGAGCGCCATCCAGGCGAGTGGAGACGTCTGGAGGATAGTGGATCTTAGTGAGGAGCCGCTCCCGCTCGTCGTGGCGGTCATAACGGCGCTCCACGAGCTCGGCTACGTCGCCTTCGACGGTCCGAACGTCGTCCTCACTCAGAGCGGCAGGAAGCTGGTGGAGAAGTACGGGATCGGCGCCAGAAAGGACTACACCTGCTCCCACTGCGAGGGCAAGACGGTCGAATTGGATGCCTTCAGCGATATGCTCGAGCAGTTCAAGGAGATAGTCAAGGACAGGCCCCAGCCGAAGCACGACTTCGACCAGGCCTACGTTACGCCAGAGACGACCGTGGCGAGGATAGCCCTCATGCACACCCGCGGGGACCTCGAGAACAAGGAGGTCTTCGTCCTCGGCGACGACGACCTGACCAGCATAGCCCTCATGCTCTCCGGCCTGCCGAAGCGCATTGCCGTCCTCGACATTGACGAGAGGCTCGTGAAGTTCATCGAGAAGACCGCCGACGAGCTCGGCTACGAGAACATCGAGATGTTCACCTTCGATCTCAGGGAGCCGCTCCCGGACTACGCGCTCCACAAGTTCGACACCTTCATAACCGACCCGCCCGAGACCGTTGAGGCCATAAGGGCCTTCGTCGGCAGGGGGATAGCGACCCTCAAGGGGCCCGGCTGCGCCGGCTACTTCGGCATAACGAGGCGCGAGAGCTCCCTCGACAAGTGGCGCGAGATCCAGAGGGTTCTCCTCAACGAGTTCGGCGTCGTTATAACCGACATCATCAGGAACTTCAACGAGTACGTGAACTGGGGTTATGAAGAGGAGACGCGCGCCTGGAAGCTCCTGCCGGTCAAGGTCAGGCCGAGCTACAACTGGTACAAGAGCTACATGTTCAGGATCCAGACGCTCGAGGGCTCGAAGGGCTTCGAGGAGAGGATCACCGTCGGCGACGAGCTCTACAACGACGAGGAAGCTTCAACCACCTGA
- a CDS encoding ATPase has translation MIGPVGDDFVKRYRLEYNLDALERVRGDIGEEAYSRLRALVEYRLYGKEFDRSPVDVKIALAFSAGSDSTATLRILRWAGFDVVPVTARLPQMREPVLLNAMTQGAVFVEMPGYMDEMREQIRKGAPVCGRCHTMVMDAIEDYARKNGIKIVASGDLLSSGLISIHRNGDVVILNFPAFLALDKGEAIATLGRKYALGFGCTLWKSAAKNSPVLKRFGIQRVLRELRARALTPEMAERLIFDILSQ, from the coding sequence ATGATAGGTCCCGTGGGAGACGACTTCGTCAAAAGGTACCGCCTCGAGTACAACCTGGATGCCCTTGAGCGGGTTAGGGGAGATATCGGCGAAGAAGCCTATTCCCGTCTGAGAGCCTTGGTAGAATACCGCCTTTACGGGAAGGAATTTGACCGCTCACCTGTTGACGTGAAGATAGCCCTGGCCTTCTCCGCCGGCTCCGACAGCACGGCGACGCTAAGGATACTCCGCTGGGCCGGCTTCGACGTCGTGCCCGTAACGGCCAGGCTTCCCCAGATGAGGGAGCCGGTTCTCCTCAATGCCATGACGCAGGGTGCGGTTTTCGTGGAGATGCCGGGATATATGGACGAGATGAGGGAGCAGATAAGGAAGGGGGCACCGGTTTGCGGCCGCTGCCACACGATGGTTATGGACGCCATCGAAGACTACGCCAGGAAGAACGGGATAAAAATCGTCGCTTCAGGCGACCTCCTGAGCTCCGGCCTTATATCAATCCACAGGAATGGGGACGTGGTTATCCTGAACTTTCCGGCCTTTCTGGCCCTTGACAAGGGCGAGGCAATAGCAACCCTCGGACGAAAGTATGCCCTCGGCTTCGGATGCACCCTCTGGAAGTCCGCGGCGAAGAACTCACCGGTCCTGAAGAGGTTTGGCATTCAGAGGGTCTTGAGGGAGCTCCGCGCAAGGGCACTTACTCCTGAGATGGCGGAGAGGCTGATATTCGACATCCTATCCCAGTAG
- a CDS encoding metal-sulfur cluster assembly factor: MVTKEEVENAIKAVVDEKFVKSIEVNEKGDVTVTLAKDTPDIDNVLIKLHSELGKLEGIGLITINREREVQEGGESVELTEEDILEKLKEVIDPEIGIDVVNLGLIYELKLNPDNTVYVRMTMTTPGCPLTMWILRAVEDKILEIPGVKDAEIELTFDPPWTPDRISPEYKKRLGLY, from the coding sequence ATGGTCACGAAAGAGGAAGTTGAGAACGCTATTAAAGCAGTCGTTGACGAAAAGTTCGTCAAATCCATCGAGGTGAACGAGAAGGGGGACGTCACCGTTACACTCGCGAAGGACACTCCCGACATAGACAACGTCCTCATAAAGCTCCACTCGGAGCTTGGGAAGCTCGAGGGAATCGGTTTGATAACCATCAACCGCGAACGCGAAGTTCAGGAAGGCGGTGAAAGCGTTGAGCTGACCGAGGAGGATATACTCGAGAAGCTCAAGGAGGTTATAGACCCCGAGATCGGAATCGACGTGGTGAACCTTGGCCTCATCTATGAGCTGAAGCTCAACCCTGACAACACAGTCTACGTCAGGATGACGATGACGACGCCGGGCTGCCCCCTTACCATGTGGATTCTCCGGGCCGTCGAGGACAAGATACTGGAGATTCCCGGCGTTAAGGACGCCGAAATCGAGCTAACCTTCGACCCGCCCTGGACGCCCGACAGAATCAGCCCGGAGTACAAGAAAAGGCTTGGACTCTACTGA
- a CDS encoding ferredoxin: MAWKVKIDQDVCIGDAICASLCPDVFEMGDEGKAQPIVEVIEDENLYNCAVEAAEACPVSCITVEEA; this comes from the coding sequence ATGGCGTGGAAGGTTAAGATTGACCAGGACGTTTGTATCGGAGATGCCATCTGTGCCAGCCTCTGCCCGGACGTCTTTGAGATGGGCGACGAGGGCAAGGCCCAGCCGATCGTCGAGGTTATCGAGGACGAGAACCTCTACAACTGCGCCGTTGAGGCCGCTGAGGCCTGCCCGGTCAGCTGCATAACCGTTGAGGAGGCCTGA
- a CDS encoding nicotinate phosphoribosyltransferase, producing MRDFYIAHEDDIKAGKTTDVYFIRTRRILVEKGIHKKVFADVTTTSLPHGWKWGVLAGIEEVAKLLEGLPINVYAMPEGTIFHPYEPVLQVEGFYEEFGIYETAMLGMLSQASGIATAALRTKIAANFKPVYSFGIRHMHPAIAPMIDRSAFIGGCDGVSGVLGAEMMGEKPAGTMPHALILTVGDQVKAWKYFDEVVEPEVPRTALVDTLCDEKFEALMVAEALGERLTAVRLDTPGSRRGNFRRIIEEVRWELDLRGYDWVKIFVSGGLNEDSIREIVDVADAFGVGGSIASAKPVDFSLDIVEIEGKPITKRGKLSGRKQIYRCGNGHYHRVPADKKLEKCPVCGAKVEPLLKPLIENGEIVAELPKAREIREYVLEQAEKFGLSLE from the coding sequence ATGAGGGATTTCTACATTGCCCACGAGGATGATATAAAAGCCGGAAAGACCACTGACGTTTACTTCATCAGGACGCGGAGGATACTCGTCGAAAAGGGCATCCACAAAAAGGTCTTCGCCGATGTCACAACGACGAGCCTCCCGCACGGCTGGAAGTGGGGTGTCCTGGCGGGGATCGAGGAGGTTGCAAAGCTTCTCGAAGGGCTGCCGATAAATGTCTACGCCATGCCGGAGGGAACGATATTCCACCCCTACGAGCCGGTTCTTCAGGTCGAGGGCTTTTACGAGGAGTTCGGAATCTATGAGACCGCCATGCTCGGCATGCTCAGCCAGGCGAGCGGCATAGCCACCGCGGCGCTCAGGACGAAGATAGCCGCGAACTTCAAGCCGGTCTACTCCTTCGGGATAAGGCACATGCATCCTGCCATCGCCCCGATGATAGACCGCTCGGCCTTCATAGGCGGCTGCGACGGGGTAAGCGGCGTCCTCGGCGCGGAGATGATGGGAGAAAAGCCCGCTGGAACCATGCCCCACGCGCTGATCCTCACGGTTGGCGACCAGGTCAAGGCCTGGAAGTACTTCGACGAGGTGGTCGAGCCCGAGGTTCCGAGGACTGCCCTGGTGGACACGCTGTGCGACGAGAAGTTCGAGGCCCTAATGGTGGCTGAAGCTTTGGGAGAGAGGCTCACCGCTGTCAGGCTCGACACCCCTGGCTCAAGGAGGGGCAACTTCAGGCGCATCATAGAGGAGGTCCGCTGGGAGCTCGACCTGAGGGGCTACGACTGGGTTAAGATATTCGTCAGCGGTGGCCTGAACGAGGATAGCATAAGGGAGATAGTCGACGTAGCCGATGCCTTCGGCGTCGGTGGAAGCATAGCCAGCGCCAAGCCGGTTGACTTTTCCCTCGACATCGTGGAGATCGAAGGGAAGCCCATCACCAAGCGCGGCAAGCTGAGCGGGAGGAAGCAGATATACCGCTGCGGGAACGGCCACTACCACAGGGTTCCAGCGGATAAAAAGCTGGAGAAATGTCCGGTCTGCGGGGCCAAGGTCGAGCCGCTCCTCAAGCCGCTCATTGAGAACGGTGAGATAGTGGCGGAGCTGCCAAAGGCGAGAGAGATAAGGGAGTACGTACTGGAACAGGCGGAGAAGTTCGGGCTTAGCCTGGAGTGA
- a CDS encoding SDR family NAD(P)-dependent oxidoreductase, with protein MVTLKPLNELVSLKGRSALITGAASGIGRAAAIRFAEAGADLELVDLNESGLEETKALAEEFGVSVNTHRIDLSRKIEIDALWKELEGSEPNILVNNAGVYWFRDFTEVDEGFYEKVMEINLHSVFWMCQHFVRARKDKGGVIINVSSIEAFLPFAKGLAHYDAAKLGVVALTRAIARDYGKRIRANVIVPGGIETEGVKRLKKEAIMKLDVEKISISFNFNARLPMGRFGQPDEVARVMLFLASDLASYVNGAVIPVDGGFLST; from the coding sequence ATGGTGACCCTGAAACCCCTAAACGAACTTGTCTCCCTGAAGGGGAGAAGTGCACTCATCACGGGCGCGGCATCTGGAATAGGCCGCGCGGCGGCGATTAGATTTGCAGAGGCCGGGGCGGATTTGGAACTCGTGGATCTCAACGAGTCCGGGCTGGAGGAGACGAAGGCCCTCGCGGAGGAGTTCGGGGTGAGCGTTAACACCCACCGCATTGACCTCTCCAGGAAAATCGAGATAGACGCGCTCTGGAAGGAATTGGAGGGCAGCGAGCCGAACATACTCGTCAACAACGCCGGCGTCTACTGGTTCAGGGACTTCACGGAGGTTGATGAGGGCTTCTACGAAAAGGTCATGGAGATAAACCTCCACTCCGTCTTCTGGATGTGCCAGCACTTCGTCAGGGCGCGGAAGGATAAAGGCGGCGTCATCATCAACGTCAGCTCGATAGAGGCCTTCCTGCCCTTCGCGAAGGGCCTTGCCCATTACGACGCGGCCAAGCTCGGCGTCGTTGCGCTGACGAGGGCGATAGCGAGGGACTACGGGAAGAGAATCAGGGCGAACGTTATAGTCCCCGGCGGGATAGAGACCGAGGGAGTGAAGAGGCTCAAGAAGGAGGCGATAATGAAGCTCGACGTGGAGAAGATAAGCATATCCTTCAACTTCAACGCACGCCTGCCGATGGGCCGCTTCGGTCAGCCGGACGAAGTTGCCAGGGTGATGCTCTTCCTCGCGAGTGACCTGGCGAGCTACGTGAACGGCGCGGTGATCCCCGTGGACGGGGGATTCCTGTCAACATGA
- a CDS encoding MBL fold metallo-hydrolase, with product MRIIPLASESLGVRSLATFVEAGGIRFLIDPGVALGPKRYGLPPAKVEIEALHTMRRKLQGYARRADVVTISHYHYDHHTPFFEGLYESSSEEYAKEIYSGKLLFIKHPRENINFSQRKRAWAFLKKAEPIARGIEFADGRSFDLGGVTLEFSPAVSHGREGSKLGFVVMTLIDDGKRFIHAGDIQLLNRKAVEWIIEKVPDLLITGGPPTYLGKRAEGSWETGIKNLNEIIRETGAEIILDHHIVRDRNYPRFFDELEERPKTFAAYLRVEDRPLEAYRRELHKRERGEDVGLPFSL from the coding sequence ATGCGCATCATCCCACTCGCCTCCGAAAGCCTCGGCGTGAGGAGCCTGGCAACGTTCGTGGAAGCCGGTGGGATAAGGTTCCTAATAGACCCAGGTGTCGCCCTCGGGCCGAAGCGCTACGGCCTGCCGCCGGCGAAGGTCGAAATAGAAGCACTCCACACGATGAGGAGGAAGCTCCAGGGCTACGCGAGGAGGGCCGACGTGGTGACCATCTCTCACTACCACTACGACCACCACACGCCCTTCTTCGAGGGTCTCTACGAGAGCTCGAGCGAGGAGTATGCTAAAGAAATTTACTCAGGAAAGCTCCTTTTCATAAAGCACCCACGGGAAAACATAAACTTCAGCCAGAGGAAGCGCGCCTGGGCCTTCCTCAAGAAAGCGGAGCCGATAGCCAGGGGCATCGAATTCGCCGATGGAAGGAGCTTCGACCTCGGCGGCGTTACGCTGGAGTTCTCGCCGGCAGTGTCGCACGGGAGAGAGGGGTCAAAACTGGGCTTCGTTGTGATGACGCTCATAGACGACGGGAAGAGGTTCATCCACGCGGGCGATATTCAGCTCCTCAACAGAAAAGCGGTGGAGTGGATAATCGAGAAGGTCCCAGACCTGCTGATAACCGGGGGGCCGCCGACATACCTTGGTAAGCGTGCCGAGGGGAGCTGGGAGACGGGCATTAAAAACCTCAACGAGATAATCCGCGAAACAGGGGCGGAGATAATACTCGACCACCACATAGTGAGGGACAGGAACTACCCGCGCTTCTTCGACGAGCTGGAGGAGAGGCCCAAGACCTTCGCCGCCTACCTGAGGGTCGAGGACAGGCCGCTCGAAGCCTACAGGAGGGAGCTTCACAAAAGGGAGAGGGGAGAGGACGTGGGACTTCCCTTCAGTCTCTGA
- a CDS encoding ATP-binding protein, with the protein MFVDRRKELRILKSAYELLKNGDKVNIAVIGPRRIGKTELLLQFKEKTHGVIPYLNLQRIGSLDSFVFAYTRELLYELSNILGINVERRELLNWDDLLILSAKLGVDKEVKAIKAGTLETLFETQEAILANTNQKALFILDEFQEVLNFRGFLDTMRALTEKQKNIAYIVSGSAIRMMEEILEPKNPFFGQFRRIYLKGLPKEDTVQFAKTTLDRAGVGPTQSALGLIHKLTQGHPFYVLAVCRRLIEEGFEKVGRKEVHYAFLTELLTEKGDIHMHLEYVFNESLSRAHRGPVHKQILLILAQEEGLRLSDIAKRLNKPTGEVSNYLKFLLRTDLIVKQGGRYYFADKLMRFWLAKTYLGITELELKREKFLEELIRELEEKYLRAKMELGLAKEAEIREKMREMFGLDFKSYRRGNVEFDGVAFGDKIYVLEVKWRERPATYKDVEAFLKKVKKEFGSAVMFFFSKSGFTEKALELCRKENVKPLTPRDLS; encoded by the coding sequence ATGTTTGTTGACAGGAGGAAAGAGCTCCGGATATTGAAGTCTGCGTATGAACTATTGAAGAATGGAGACAAGGTTAACATTGCCGTTATTGGCCCCAGGAGAATTGGAAAGACCGAACTCCTCCTGCAGTTCAAGGAGAAAACCCATGGAGTAATTCCCTACCTAAACCTTCAAAGGATTGGAAGTTTGGACTCATTTGTCTTTGCATACACGAGGGAGCTTTTGTATGAACTCTCCAACATCCTGGGGATAAACGTCGAAAGGAGGGAACTTTTGAACTGGGATGACCTGCTGATTCTTTCAGCAAAGCTCGGAGTTGATAAAGAGGTCAAAGCCATTAAAGCGGGTACTCTTGAGACTCTGTTTGAAACACAGGAGGCTATCTTGGCTAATACGAACCAGAAAGCCCTGTTCATCCTTGATGAGTTCCAGGAGGTTCTTAATTTCAGGGGATTTTTGGATACGATGCGTGCACTCACCGAAAAGCAGAAGAATATTGCGTATATTGTCTCTGGTTCCGCAATTAGGATGATGGAGGAAATATTAGAACCGAAGAATCCATTTTTTGGTCAGTTTCGCAGGATATATCTGAAAGGTTTGCCAAAAGAGGATACAGTACAATTCGCAAAAACAACCCTGGACAGGGCTGGAGTTGGACCTACCCAGTCGGCGCTGGGGTTAATACACAAACTCACTCAAGGACACCCATTTTATGTTTTGGCTGTATGCAGACGTTTGATTGAGGAGGGCTTTGAAAAAGTTGGACGGAAGGAAGTCCACTATGCCTTTCTTACCGAACTGCTGACTGAAAAGGGTGACATACACATGCATTTAGAGTACGTTTTTAATGAGTCCCTATCGAGGGCCCATCGGGGGCCCGTTCATAAGCAGATTCTTCTCATACTGGCCCAGGAGGAAGGGTTAAGGCTCTCAGATATAGCGAAACGTCTGAACAAACCCACGGGGGAGGTCTCAAACTACCTAAAGTTCCTGCTGAGGACTGATCTGATTGTAAAACAGGGCGGGAGGTACTACTTCGCGGACAAGCTTATGCGCTTCTGGCTTGCAAAGACGTATCTAGGCATTACCGAGCTTGAGCTCAAGCGTGAGAAGTTTTTGGAAGAGCTGATTCGGGAGCTGGAGGAAAAGTACCTCAGGGCGAAGATGGAGCTTGGACTTGCAAAGGAGGCCGAGATCAGAGAAAAGATGCGGGAGATGTTTGGGCTTGATTTTAAGAGCTACAGAAGGGGTAACGTTGAGTTTGATGGGGTTGCGTTTGGGGATAAGATTTACGTGCTTGAGGTCAAGTGGCGGGAGAGGCCTGCAACATACAAGGACGTGGAGGCATTCCTGAAAAAAGTGAAAAAGGAGTTTGGGTCGGCAGTGATGTTTTTCTTCTCAAAGTCCGGCTTTACGGAAAAGGCCCTGGAGCTTTGTAGGAAAGAGAACGTTAAACCGCTCACACCCAGAGACCTGAGTTGA